The Lysobacter panacisoli genome includes a window with the following:
- a CDS encoding sensor domain-containing diguanylate cyclase, whose protein sequence is MPLSKISPLRGFLSATVILVALGIYVVANAIQLGADYRLVTRTHEVLRHLDRIETLKHEAVAESRGYLLAGRGEARDRFWRVSGELHREAALLLDLVADNAPQRTRSQKLLEALDRRLALSADAIRTFRPGQAATINASAARVSAIRAGDVDVARRLDQLRQAERVLLALRSQRAERSAWLVLLATGIGIPLSLLLIGQAHRRLARENRVRQQAEAAASASNAELNATVAQLARLSDSMGALSHYSSMLQGASDAQELYEITSTTFRRLFPGLAGMLYVIRASRDHAELIAHWGSPVAPNDPSPEPHACWSVRRHAPYVIDDLRQGMRCPHIGRPAGAEAVHGVCIPLSAHGEVVGWLSLQGEGRGHIADESLAVRLCEQLSLALANVRLRESLRHQAVRDALTGLFNRRYLEESLAREIARCQRRQQPLAVLMMDVDHFKAFNDRHGHAQGDAALAAFARMVREMCRPEDIACRYGGEEFTLILPETDLATALERAEDIRAGAALLRIGDAGGALLRITVSIGVALMPDHGDVGLELMRAGDRALYRAKHEGRDRVAVAAGASAIGAI, encoded by the coding sequence ATGCCGTTAAGCAAAATCTCGCCCCTCCGCGGGTTCCTGTCCGCGACCGTGATCCTGGTCGCGCTGGGCATCTATGTCGTCGCCAATGCGATCCAGCTCGGCGCCGATTACCGGCTGGTCACGCGCACCCACGAGGTGCTGCGACATCTCGACCGGATCGAAACCCTCAAGCACGAGGCCGTGGCCGAATCGCGCGGTTACCTGCTGGCTGGCCGTGGCGAAGCGCGCGACCGTTTCTGGCGCGTGAGCGGCGAGCTCCACCGCGAGGCAGCGCTGCTGCTCGACCTGGTCGCGGACAACGCGCCGCAGCGCACGCGCAGCCAGAAGTTGCTGGAGGCGCTCGACCGGCGCCTGGCGTTGAGCGCCGATGCGATCCGCACCTTCCGGCCGGGGCAGGCCGCGACGATCAATGCGTCCGCCGCGAGGGTCTCCGCGATCCGAGCCGGCGATGTCGATGTGGCACGGCGACTGGATCAACTGCGCCAGGCCGAACGCGTGCTGCTGGCGCTGCGCTCGCAACGCGCCGAGCGTTCCGCATGGCTGGTGCTGCTGGCCACGGGCATCGGCATTCCGCTGAGCCTGCTGCTGATCGGCCAGGCGCATCGCCGCCTCGCCCGCGAGAACCGCGTGCGCCAGCAGGCCGAGGCCGCAGCGTCGGCGTCGAACGCCGAACTCAACGCCACCGTCGCCCAGCTGGCGCGCCTGTCCGACAGCATGGGCGCGCTCAGCCATTACTCGAGCATGCTGCAGGGCGCGTCCGACGCGCAGGAGCTGTACGAGATCACCTCGACCACGTTCCGTCGGCTGTTTCCCGGTCTCGCGGGCATGCTGTACGTGATCCGCGCTTCGCGCGACCACGCCGAGCTGATCGCGCACTGGGGTTCGCCAGTCGCGCCGAACGATCCCTCACCCGAGCCGCACGCCTGCTGGTCGGTGCGCCGGCACGCGCCCTACGTCATCGACGACCTTCGCCAGGGCATGCGTTGTCCGCACATCGGTCGTCCTGCCGGCGCGGAGGCGGTGCATGGCGTGTGCATTCCGCTGAGCGCGCATGGCGAAGTCGTCGGCTGGCTGTCGCTGCAGGGTGAAGGCCGCGGCCACATCGCCGACGAATCGCTGGCGGTGCGCCTGTGCGAACAGCTGTCGCTGGCGCTGGCCAACGTGCGCCTGCGCGAGAGCCTGCGCCACCAGGCGGTGCGCGACGCGCTCACCGGGCTGTTCAACCGCCGCTATCTGGAGGAATCGCTGGCGCGCGAGATCGCCCGCTGCCAGCGTCGCCAGCAGCCGTTGGCGGTGCTGATGATGGACGTCGACCACTTCAAGGCGTTCAACGATCGCCACGGCCACGCGCAGGGCGACGCGGCGCTGGCGGCGTTCGCGCGGATGGTGCGCGAGATGTGCCGGCCGGAGGACATCGCGTGCCGTTACGGCGGCGAGGAATTCACCCTGATCCTGCCCGAGACCGACCTCGCGACCGCACTGGAACGCGCCGAGGACATCCGCGCGGGTGCGGCGCTGCTGCGCATCGGCGACGCCGGCGGTGCGCTGCTGCGCATCACCGTGTCGATCGGCGTGGCGCTGATGCCCGACCACGGCGACGTCGGCCTGGAACTCATGCGCGCGGGCGATCGCGCCCTGTATCGCGCCAAGCATGAGGGACGCGACCGGGTGGCCGTGGCGGCCGGGGCTTCGGCGATCGGGGCGATCTGA
- a CDS encoding methyltransferase domain-containing protein, protein MSRCPLALDTLYLNRQVRATYERVARAPASGFHFHTGAAYAVHQLRYEAGELATLPATCTDRFSGVGNPLRIGTIPAGATVLDHACGAGMDLLLAARAAGPDGHAIGVDLTPAMRSCAIRAAAQAGLLDRVMLHEGTFEDLPVADASVDVVISNGVLNLAPDKPRVLREVARVLRPGGALFLADVALDRELAAPARANADLWASCVGGALTEESMLELLADCGLVQARVTERFECFAGTGIDRKFHDRLHAYGVNVHAVRPSEPSA, encoded by the coding sequence ATGAGCCGTTGCCCGCTCGCACTGGACACCCTGTACCTGAATCGGCAGGTGCGCGCGACCTATGAGCGCGTGGCGCGGGCCCCGGCCAGCGGATTCCATTTCCACACCGGCGCGGCGTACGCCGTGCACCAGCTTCGTTACGAGGCCGGCGAGCTGGCGACGCTGCCGGCGACCTGCACCGACCGCTTCTCCGGCGTGGGCAATCCGCTGCGCATCGGCACGATTCCTGCCGGGGCCACGGTGCTCGACCACGCGTGCGGCGCGGGCATGGATCTGCTGCTCGCCGCGCGCGCCGCCGGTCCGGACGGCCACGCCATCGGCGTCGACCTGACCCCGGCGATGCGCAGCTGCGCGATCCGCGCCGCGGCGCAGGCGGGCCTGCTCGATCGCGTGATGCTGCATGAAGGCACCTTCGAGGACCTGCCGGTCGCCGACGCCAGCGTCGACGTCGTGATCTCCAACGGCGTGCTGAACCTGGCACCGGACAAGCCGCGCGTGCTGCGCGAGGTCGCCCGCGTGCTGCGTCCCGGCGGCGCGCTGTTCCTGGCCGATGTCGCGCTCGATCGCGAACTCGCCGCACCGGCTCGCGCCAATGCCGACCTGTGGGCATCGTGCGTCGGCGGTGCGCTCACCGAGGAATCGATGCTGGAACTGCTCGCCGACTGCGGTCTCGTGCAAGCGCGCGTGACCGAGCGCTTCGAGTGCTTCGCCGGCACCGGCATCGACCGCAAGTTCCACGACCGACTGCATGCCTACGGCGTGAACGTGCACGCCGTCAGGCCGAGCGAACCATCGGCCTGA
- a CDS encoding DUF6792 domain-containing protein, whose translation MSLSTLDRSHLAEDAYKDRSREAVAVDRSKKTVWVGGREYEVFAHTSKPSGYQGTAYRELPNGEVVIASRGTEFNPLSPEFLRDVVRADGGMVAKAVNIQAHDAVVFAQEAIEITKARAKERNEPMPRITAVGHSLGGTHAQIQSYHLGLEAETFNAFGATRLKIMQGQPAPGAHAVNHMDAADFVSAASPHFGEQRVYATEADIAHLRKQDYGLGPYRPDVLAMTSPTTTLAQWFVKPDPVTAALSPHGIGAHGIATMAPDRRGDASVLTEENRQRYEHHKALVDAYRNDIGDITRGVSAHARNWSFAVNAIDRSAQQATLAIEGAGIAIAPTRAAQAATIRLGQSVVDEAPRIVRETLDRTADATLGATMGLSQALDRGIDRASEVAGSAAALGRNALDVLTPATEHGMVRKAHPDKIPTDRSPGALDPRFIESSSRQFLQETSRPHHAEREPLTYLDTAHPHHRLFRELREKLPADVSNEKVAELTLAARQGGVRPNRVESVHVLGNGDAWVLGTIPGFDGTINLRTPAPPITETMQKADAFEQQHQARVAQWQEQRQQSQSHGRSM comes from the coding sequence GTGAGCCTGAGTACCCTGGATCGATCCCATTTGGCCGAGGACGCGTACAAGGATCGCAGTCGGGAAGCGGTCGCCGTGGATCGCAGCAAGAAGACAGTCTGGGTTGGCGGCCGCGAGTACGAGGTCTTTGCCCATACGAGCAAGCCCTCCGGCTATCAGGGCACGGCATACCGCGAGCTGCCCAACGGCGAAGTGGTCATCGCCAGCCGCGGAACCGAGTTCAATCCCCTCAGCCCAGAGTTCCTCCGCGACGTGGTCCGCGCCGATGGCGGCATGGTCGCCAAGGCGGTGAACATCCAGGCCCATGACGCAGTGGTATTCGCGCAGGAAGCGATCGAAATCACGAAAGCTCGTGCGAAGGAGCGGAATGAACCCATGCCCCGCATCACCGCCGTCGGCCACTCCCTGGGCGGCACCCATGCCCAGATCCAGTCGTACCACTTGGGCCTGGAAGCCGAAACCTTCAACGCCTTTGGCGCGACCAGATTGAAGATCATGCAAGGGCAGCCGGCGCCGGGTGCGCACGCGGTCAACCACATGGACGCGGCCGACTTCGTCAGCGCCGCCAGCCCGCACTTCGGCGAGCAACGGGTCTACGCGACCGAAGCCGACATCGCTCACCTGCGCAAGCAGGACTACGGCTTGGGGCCGTATCGTCCCGACGTCCTGGCTATGACGTCGCCCACGACCACACTCGCGCAGTGGTTCGTGAAGCCCGATCCAGTCACGGCCGCGCTGAGCCCGCACGGCATCGGTGCCCACGGCATTGCGACGATGGCGCCGGACCGTCGCGGCGACGCCTCCGTCCTCACCGAGGAGAACCGGCAGCGCTACGAACACCACAAGGCTCTCGTCGATGCGTACCGCAACGACATCGGCGACATCACGCGGGGTGTCTCGGCGCACGCACGGAACTGGTCGTTCGCCGTGAACGCCATCGACCGCTCGGCCCAACAGGCGACATTGGCAATCGAGGGAGCTGGCATTGCCATCGCCCCGACGCGGGCCGCGCAAGCGGCGACCATTCGACTGGGCCAGTCCGTGGTCGATGAAGCGCCGCGGATCGTGCGCGAGACCCTGGATCGAACCGCGGACGCCACACTAGGCGCGACGATGGGCCTGTCGCAGGCGCTGGATCGCGGCATCGACCGGGCATCCGAGGTGGCGGGCAGCGCCGCCGCGCTCGGCAGGAACGCGCTGGACGTCCTCACGCCCGCGACGGAACACGGAATGGTGCGGAAGGCTCATCCGGACAAGATCCCAACCGACCGGAGCCCGGGTGCGCTGGATCCCCGCTTCATCGAGTCGAGCTCCCGCCAGTTCCTGCAGGAAACCTCCCGACCACACCACGCCGAGCGCGAACCGCTGACGTACCTCGATACGGCGCACCCGCACCACCGATTGTTCCGCGAGCTGCGGGAGAAGCTACCGGCAGATGTGAGCAACGAGAAGGTCGCCGAGCTGACCCTGGCCGCGAGGCAGGGCGGCGTGCGACCGAACCGCGTTGAGTCAGTCCATGTCCTCGGCAACGGCGACGCATGGGTGCTGGGCACGATCCCGGGCTTCGACGGCACGATCAATCTGCGCACGCCGGCGCCACCGATCACCGAGACGATGCAGAAGGCCGACGCGTTCGAGCAGCAGCATCAGGCGCGCGTGGCGCAGTGGCAGGAGCAACGGCAGCAATCGCAGTCGCATGGGCGGTCGATGTAA
- a CDS encoding M1 family metallopeptidase, which translates to MRRILVSAVALALAAACTTAVAAAADGAAPMSHETTTQLPRNVRPVHYDVSITPQASSLSLAGQVTVTLDVLEATPSITLNAMDMAFPSARLTPDGGKGKALTPKVSVDAQAQTATFAFDKPLQPGRYRLALDYTGKIGTQANGLFAIDYDTQDGRKRALFTQFENSDARRMIPSWDEPSHKATFTLEATVPTGQMAVSNMPATSTQDLGNGTTRVRFAPSPKMSTYLLFLSVGDFERATTQAEGVEVGVVTQRGKIDQARFALDSSADVLREYNDYFGTAYPLPKLDNVASPGGSQFFSAMENWGAIFTFEHTLLLDPSISTQSDKQRVFSVAAHEIAHQWFGDLVTMSWWDDLWLNEGFATWMASRTTQKLHPEWNTQLGAVGSREAAMSRDAVATTHPVVQHVETVEQASQAFDAITYQKGSAVIRMLEGYVGAEAWRDGVRSYMKAHAYGNTVSDDLWRQIQAASGKPMLDIAHDFTLQPGIPMIRVASSACSGGKTTLTLTQGEFTKDRPDKQSLRWRVPVIAQSAGGEPVRTIVEGGSGTLEVPGCGPVVVNAGQSGYYRTLYAPAQFAQLRTGFAKIDAIDQLGVMNDVWALGLAGLQSPSDYLDLVKATPRDADPQIWGDIAGSLHALDEYYDGDAARQARFRRFAIAQLSPMLARVGWDEKAGESDPVKILRTDLIDTLGALGDRNVIEEARRRYASDAMPAGLRKTILAVVARHADAATWDKLRAAAQAEKTPLVKDELYSLLSSVQDAALAEKSLELAMTDEPGATNSAGMIRSVARLHPDLAFDFAMAHREQLDGKVDSTSRSRYYPGLAGGSLDPAMIGKVDAYAKAYVAESSRRAAETAIANIAYRINVRKERLPAVDAWLSKHGG; encoded by the coding sequence ATGCGTCGTATCCTGGTTTCCGCCGTTGCGCTCGCACTGGCCGCGGCCTGCACTACTGCCGTTGCGGCCGCCGCCGACGGCGCCGCACCGATGAGCCACGAGACCACCACCCAGTTGCCGCGCAACGTGCGGCCCGTCCACTACGACGTGTCGATCACGCCGCAGGCGTCGTCGCTGTCGCTGGCCGGCCAGGTCACGGTCACGCTGGACGTGCTGGAAGCGACGCCGAGCATCACGCTCAATGCGATGGACATGGCGTTCCCCTCGGCGCGGCTGACGCCCGATGGCGGCAAGGGCAAGGCGTTGACGCCGAAGGTGAGCGTGGACGCGCAGGCGCAGACCGCGACGTTCGCGTTCGACAAGCCGCTGCAGCCGGGCCGCTACCGCCTCGCGCTGGACTACACCGGCAAGATCGGCACGCAGGCCAACGGCCTGTTCGCGATCGACTACGACACCCAGGATGGCCGCAAGCGCGCGCTGTTCACCCAGTTCGAGAACTCCGACGCGCGGCGCATGATCCCTTCGTGGGACGAGCCCTCGCACAAGGCCACCTTCACGCTCGAAGCCACCGTGCCGACCGGCCAGATGGCGGTGAGCAACATGCCGGCGACCTCGACGCAGGATCTCGGCAACGGCACCACGCGCGTACGCTTCGCACCGTCGCCGAAGATGTCGACCTACCTGCTGTTCCTCAGCGTCGGCGACTTCGAGCGCGCGACCACCCAGGCCGAAGGCGTGGAAGTGGGCGTGGTGACCCAGCGCGGCAAGATCGACCAGGCGCGCTTCGCGCTGGATTCCTCGGCCGACGTGCTCCGCGAATACAACGACTACTTCGGCACCGCCTATCCGCTGCCCAAGCTCGACAACGTCGCCTCGCCGGGCGGCAGCCAGTTCTTCAGCGCGATGGAGAACTGGGGCGCGATCTTCACCTTCGAGCACACCCTGCTGCTCGATCCCAGCATCTCGACCCAGTCCGACAAGCAGCGCGTGTTCTCCGTCGCCGCGCACGAGATCGCGCACCAGTGGTTCGGCGACCTGGTGACGATGAGCTGGTGGGACGACCTGTGGCTCAACGAAGGCTTCGCCACGTGGATGGCGTCGCGCACCACGCAGAAGCTGCATCCGGAATGGAACACGCAGCTCGGCGCGGTCGGTTCGCGCGAGGCGGCGATGAGCCGCGACGCGGTCGCGACGACGCATCCGGTCGTGCAGCACGTGGAAACCGTCGAGCAGGCCAGCCAGGCGTTCGACGCGATCACCTACCAGAAGGGCAGTGCGGTGATCCGCATGCTCGAAGGCTACGTCGGCGCCGAGGCATGGCGCGACGGCGTGCGCAGCTACATGAAGGCGCACGCTTACGGCAACACGGTGTCGGACGACCTGTGGCGGCAGATCCAGGCGGCGTCGGGCAAGCCGATGCTGGACATCGCGCACGACTTCACCCTGCAGCCGGGCATCCCGATGATCCGCGTCGCGTCTTCGGCCTGCAGCGGCGGCAAGACCACGCTGACCCTGACCCAGGGCGAGTTCACCAAGGATCGTCCGGACAAGCAGTCGCTGCGCTGGCGCGTGCCGGTGATCGCGCAGTCCGCAGGTGGCGAGCCCGTGCGCACGATCGTGGAAGGCGGCAGCGGCACGCTCGAAGTGCCGGGCTGCGGTCCGGTCGTGGTCAACGCAGGCCAGAGCGGCTACTACCGCACGCTGTACGCGCCGGCGCAGTTCGCGCAGCTGCGCACCGGTTTCGCGAAGATCGATGCGATCGACCAGCTCGGCGTCATGAACGACGTGTGGGCGCTGGGCCTCGCCGGCCTGCAGTCGCCGTCGGACTACCTCGATCTGGTCAAGGCGACGCCGCGCGACGCCGATCCGCAGATCTGGGGTGACATCGCCGGCAGCCTGCACGCACTCGACGAGTACTACGACGGCGACGCCGCGCGCCAGGCTCGATTCCGTCGCTTCGCCATCGCCCAGCTGTCGCCGATGCTGGCGCGCGTGGGCTGGGACGAGAAGGCGGGCGAATCGGATCCGGTGAAGATCCTGCGCACAGATCTCATCGACACGCTCGGCGCGCTCGGCGATCGCAACGTGATCGAGGAAGCGCGTCGCCGCTATGCCTCGGATGCGATGCCGGCGGGCCTGCGCAAGACCATCCTCGCGGTGGTCGCGCGCCATGCCGACGCCGCCACGTGGGACAAGCTGCGCGCTGCAGCGCAGGCGGAGAAGACGCCGCTGGTGAAGGACGAGCTGTACTCGCTGCTGTCGTCCGTACAGGACGCGGCGCTGGCCGAGAAGTCACTGGAACTGGCCATGACCGACGAACCCGGTGCCACCAACAGCGCCGGCATGATCCGTTCGGTCGCGCGCCTGCATCCGGACCTCGCGTTCGACTTCGCGATGGCGCACCGCGAGCAGCTCGACGGCAAGGTCGATTCGACGTCGCGCTCGCGCTATTACCCGGGGCTGGCCGGCGGTTCGCTGGATCCGGCGATGATCGGCAAGGTCGATGCCTACGCGAAGGCGTACGTCGCCGAGAGTTCGCGCCGCGCCGCCGAAACCGCGATCGCCAACATCGCGTACCGCATCAACGTGCGCAAGGAACGCCTGCCGGCAGTGGATGCATGGCTGTCGAAGCACGGCGGCTGA
- a CDS encoding PAS domain-containing hybrid sensor histidine kinase/response regulator yields the protein MNTGAPSPQAQVDDRERALRESELRLQQVLDNTSAAVFAKDRSGRYLFVNREFERLTGREAESLIGRSDRDIFPPEMAASLRRNDMRVLLEARAMEFEESGIFAGEQRTFLSAKFPLLDVDETPYAVCGIATDITLRKQIETALSTSALAVSTAHGRGLFVELSRYLAAILDVDVAFIAEVRQDDAATMHVLAFIADDAPSEHFDYALANTACATVVGHGFRIYPAGLGSQFPLDDDFIQMGAESYAGYPLNDSRGQPLGLISIVSRRPLEQAEFIESVMKIFAVRAAAEIERQRADQALLASQASYRQIFEASEDAIFVHDFESGRIVDVNPKACAIFGYSHEEMLDITMDRLGSGERPHTGADAAAHLDRARREGSAAFEWHRRNKDGSLHWDEVYLKVANIGGAPRILAFTRDITERTLAEEAARRNAEHLRATVNAALDCIIAMDENGNIVKFNPAAEACFGLRERDVLGRSLADTIIPERFRERHAFGLKHYLSGGPGPVLKRRLEVAAIRADGTEFPAELAVGVDDSPSGKTFIGYLRDITERTEAEQRRRRLEAQLLQAKKMEALGHLTGGIAHDFNNLLASIMGYVGLASERSASGDDARLAGYLDQAMQGCERARDLIQQMMMFSRGQKGQARALDAASCIEQNLAVLQPTIPDGVRVEVDIASGVRAVQFDPVQLGQVLLNLCVNACDAMQESGRLKLSLRDAHVEGDLCCACQQPIEGDFVELSVRDTGPGIEPAVLERIFDPFFSTKPPGKGAGMGLATVHGIVHEHGGHLRVDTIAGAGTTFHVLLPACDLAARATPARRRSDQPRPNAPQGRVLVVDDEHSVGEFMCELLSSWGLEADFVASPEQALDRVRAAPQHYRLIITDHSMPSLTGVQLAQALLSIAPRLPVLLYTGLADRVSDATLPANMLPTVLRKPIDHARLSRLLSEVLGDDRDDAEQA from the coding sequence ATGAACACCGGCGCTCCCTCCCCCCAGGCGCAGGTCGACGACCGCGAACGGGCGCTGCGCGAGAGCGAACTGCGATTGCAGCAGGTGCTCGACAACACCTCCGCGGCGGTGTTCGCCAAGGACCGCAGCGGGCGTTACCTGTTCGTCAATCGCGAGTTCGAGCGGCTCACCGGCCGCGAGGCGGAATCGCTGATCGGGCGTAGCGACCGTGACATCTTTCCGCCGGAAATGGCCGCGAGCCTGCGGCGCAACGACATGCGCGTGCTGCTGGAGGCGCGCGCGATGGAGTTCGAGGAAAGCGGCATCTTCGCCGGCGAGCAGCGCACGTTCCTGTCGGCGAAGTTCCCGTTGCTCGACGTGGACGAGACGCCGTACGCGGTGTGCGGCATCGCCACCGACATCACCCTGCGCAAGCAGATCGAGACCGCCCTGAGCACGTCGGCACTGGCGGTCTCGACGGCGCACGGACGCGGACTGTTCGTCGAACTCTCGCGCTACCTCGCCGCGATCCTGGACGTGGACGTCGCCTTCATCGCCGAGGTCCGCCAGGACGATGCGGCGACCATGCACGTGCTCGCCTTCATCGCCGACGACGCGCCCAGCGAGCATTTCGACTACGCCCTCGCCAACACCGCGTGCGCGACCGTCGTCGGCCACGGTTTCCGCATCTACCCGGCGGGACTGGGTTCGCAGTTCCCGCTGGACGACGACTTCATCCAGATGGGTGCGGAAAGCTATGCGGGATATCCGCTCAACGATTCGCGGGGACAGCCGCTGGGCCTGATCTCCATCGTCTCGCGGCGGCCGCTGGAACAGGCGGAGTTCATCGAGTCGGTGATGAAGATCTTCGCCGTGCGCGCCGCCGCCGAGATCGAACGCCAGCGCGCGGACCAGGCGCTGCTCGCCTCGCAGGCGAGCTACCGGCAGATCTTCGAGGCCAGCGAGGATGCGATCTTCGTGCACGACTTCGAGAGCGGCCGCATTGTCGACGTTAACCCGAAAGCCTGCGCGATCTTCGGCTACAGCCACGAGGAGATGCTGGACATCACGATGGACCGGCTCGGCTCGGGCGAGCGGCCGCACACCGGCGCGGACGCCGCGGCGCACCTGGATCGCGCGCGACGCGAGGGATCGGCGGCGTTCGAATGGCACCGTCGCAACAAGGACGGCTCGCTGCACTGGGACGAGGTGTACCTGAAGGTCGCCAACATCGGCGGCGCGCCGCGCATCCTCGCGTTCACCCGCGACATCACCGAGCGCACGCTCGCCGAGGAAGCGGCGCGGCGCAACGCCGAACACCTGCGCGCGACGGTCAATGCCGCGCTCGACTGCATCATCGCGATGGACGAGAACGGCAACATCGTCAAGTTCAATCCGGCCGCCGAAGCCTGCTTCGGCCTGCGCGAACGCGATGTGCTGGGACGATCGCTCGCCGATACCATCATCCCCGAACGCTTCCGCGAACGGCACGCCTTCGGACTCAAGCACTACCTTTCGGGCGGCCCCGGACCGGTCCTGAAGCGTCGCCTGGAAGTGGCCGCGATCCGTGCCGACGGCACGGAGTTCCCTGCGGAGCTCGCGGTCGGCGTGGACGACAGTCCATCGGGCAAGACCTTCATCGGCTACCTGCGCGACATCACCGAACGCACCGAGGCCGAACAGCGCCGTCGCCGCCTCGAAGCGCAACTGCTGCAGGCCAAGAAGATGGAAGCGCTGGGCCACCTCACCGGCGGCATCGCGCACGACTTCAACAACCTGCTCGCCAGCATCATGGGTTACGTGGGACTGGCCAGCGAACGCAGCGCATCGGGCGATGACGCGCGCCTGGCCGGCTATCTCGATCAGGCGATGCAGGGCTGCGAGCGCGCGCGCGACCTGATTCAGCAGATGATGATGTTCAGCCGCGGCCAGAAGGGACAGGCGCGCGCACTCGATGCCGCCAGCTGCATCGAACAGAACCTCGCGGTGCTGCAGCCGACGATTCCCGACGGCGTGCGCGTCGAAGTCGACATCGCATCAGGCGTGCGTGCCGTGCAGTTCGATCCGGTGCAACTGGGCCAGGTGCTGCTGAACCTGTGCGTGAATGCGTGCGATGCGATGCAGGAGTCGGGACGTCTGAAACTGAGCCTGCGCGATGCGCATGTCGAAGGCGACCTGTGTTGCGCATGCCAGCAACCGATCGAAGGCGACTTCGTCGAACTGAGCGTGCGCGACACCGGGCCGGGCATCGAACCGGCCGTGCTGGAACGCATCTTCGATCCGTTCTTCTCGACCAAGCCGCCCGGCAAGGGCGCGGGCATGGGACTGGCCACCGTGCACGGCATCGTCCACGAACACGGCGGCCACCTGCGCGTGGACACCATCGCCGGTGCGGGCACGACGTTCCACGTGCTGCTGCCGGCATGCGACCTCGCCGCGCGTGCGACGCCCGCGCGACGCCGATCCGACCAGCCGCGCCCGAATGCGCCGCAGGGACGCGTGCTGGTGGTGGACGACGAACACAGCGTCGGCGAGTTCATGTGCGAACTGCTGTCGAGCTGGGGACTCGAAGCGGATTTCGTCGCCTCGCCCGAACAGGCGCTCGATCGCGTGCGTGCCGCGCCCCAGCACTACCGGCTGATCATCACCGACCACTCGATGCCGTCGCTGACCGGCGTGCAGCTCGCGCAGGCGCTGCTGTCCATCGCGCCGCGATTGCCGGTGCTGCTCTACACCGGACTCGCCGATCGCGTCTCCGACGCGACATTGCCTGCCAACATGCTGCCGACGGTGTTGCGCAAGCCGATCGACCATGCTCGATTGTCGCGCTTGCTGTCCGAGGTTCTGGGCGATGACCGGGACGACGCAGAACAGGCGTGA
- a CDS encoding DUF4242 domain-containing protein: MFKKYVIERNIEGIGNEPVEALCGVALQSNRVLDELGSGVQWLHSYVANDKTYCVYLARDESLIREHAQRAGFPADSIAEVKSVLDPTMAPA, encoded by the coding sequence ATGTTCAAGAAGTACGTCATCGAACGAAACATCGAAGGCATCGGCAACGAACCGGTCGAAGCGCTGTGCGGCGTCGCACTGCAGTCCAATCGCGTCCTCGACGAACTGGGCAGCGGCGTGCAGTGGCTGCATTCGTATGTCGCCAACGACAAGACCTACTGCGTCTACCTCGCGCGCGACGAGTCGCTGATCCGCGAACACGCGCAACGCGCCGGCTTCCCCGCCGACTCGATCGCCGAGGTCAAGTCGGTACTCGATCCCACGATGGCCCCCGCTTGA
- a CDS encoding response regulator — protein MAHTPCVLVVDDDRPTREMLVEALQTHGYRALQAGDGNAMRSELEREAPDIVLLDIRLPGEDGLTLARYLRERFDVGIIMVTGSGDVIDRIVGLEVGADDYVAKPFDPRELLARVKSVLRRIQARPESAPPTASTARRVPFGRCVLDLDAHQVFDGDGSEVMVTHMEFDLLRVLYEHAGKALSRDQILTLTKNREWEPFDRSIDIRIARLRRKVEIDPENPRAIRTVRGVGYMFVP, from the coding sequence ATGGCGCACACGCCCTGTGTCCTGGTGGTCGACGACGATCGCCCCACGCGCGAGATGCTGGTCGAGGCGTTGCAGACGCACGGCTACCGTGCGCTGCAGGCGGGCGATGGCAACGCGATGCGCAGCGAACTGGAGCGCGAGGCGCCCGACATCGTGCTGCTCGACATCCGTCTCCCCGGCGAGGACGGCCTGACCCTGGCGCGTTACCTGCGCGAGCGTTTCGACGTGGGCATCATCATGGTTACCGGCTCGGGCGACGTGATCGACCGCATCGTCGGGCTGGAAGTGGGCGCCGATGATTACGTCGCAAAGCCGTTCGATCCGCGCGAGCTGCTTGCGCGCGTGAAGAGCGTACTGCGCCGCATCCAGGCGCGTCCGGAATCGGCACCCCCGACCGCCTCTACTGCACGACGCGTTCCGTTCGGTCGCTGCGTGCTCGACCTCGACGCGCACCAGGTCTTCGACGGCGATGGCAGCGAAGTGATGGTCACGCACATGGAGTTCGACCTGCTGCGCGTGCTGTACGAACACGCGGGCAAGGCGCTCTCGCGCGACCAGATCCTCACGCTGACCAAGAACCGCGAGTGGGAGCCGTTCGACCGTTCCATCGACATCCGCATCGCACGCTTGCGCCGCAAGGTGGAAATCGATCCGGAGAATCCGCGCGCGATACGCACGGTGCGCGGCGTGGGGTACATGTTCGTGCCGTGA